From the Nerophis ophidion isolate RoL-2023_Sa linkage group LG18, RoL_Noph_v1.0, whole genome shotgun sequence genome, one window contains:
- the LOC133536791 gene encoding diablo IAP-binding mitochondrial protein-like, translating into MSNRKDCKRWGKALLWRTNMVALGRGTAFLRFLRSNARTLCRISKPTGHKVGRWTNIVCRSGTSLAVGGGLLSAVPFTQVESLSHDSLIRRAASLVTDSCCTFLSQTTLALIDAMTEYSKAVHTLIALQKHYLASLGKLSQTEEDSIWQVMIGQRAKVNDSEDECKRFEASWVSALKLCETAAEAAYTSGAEHASITMQNNIQVARSQVDAIQKVSKDADKKLAEAKVLEVEAVTKHAAMLEKSNTEEDIPEAYLRED; encoded by the exons ATGTCAAACAGGAAAGATTGCAAACGTTGGGGGAAGGCTTTATTGTGGCGGACCAACATGGTGGCGCTCGGCAGGGGAACAGCCTTCCTACGTTTCTTACG GAGCAATGCTCGCACATTGTGCAGGATCAGCAAACCCACTGGACACAAAGTAGGAAGATGGACAAACATTGTGTGCAGAAGCGGCACCTCTCTGGCTGTGGGTGGCGGCCTTCTGTCCGCCGTACCCTTCACTCAG GTTGAAAGTCTCTCTCACGACTCTCTGATCAGACGAGCAGCCTCCCTGGTTACGGATAGTTGCTGCACGTTCCTCTCTCAGACCACTTTAGCGCTCATTGATGCCATGACGGAGTATTCAAAG GCTGTGCACACGCTCATTGCGCTCCAAAAACACTACCTGGCCTCACTTGGTAAACTGAGCCAAACGGAGGAGGACTCCATCTGGCAGGTGATGATTGGCCAGCGAGCAAAG GTCAACGACAGTGAAGACGAATGCAAGCGTTTCGAGGCATCCTGGGTCAGTGCGCTCAAGTTGTGTGAAACTGCAGCGGAGGCGGCTTACACTtcag GGGCCGAGCACGCATCCATCACCATGCAGAACAACATCCAAGTGGCACGATCCCAAGTGGACGCGATACAGAAAGTCTCAAAGGACGCGGATAAGAAGTTGGCCGAGGCAAAGGTGCTGGAGGTGGAGGCGGTGACTAAGCACGCCGCCATGCTGGAGAAGAGCAACACTGAGGAAGACATACCCGAGGCTTACCTCAGAGAAGACTAA